The Amycolatopsis japonica nucleotide sequence GAAGACGCGGGCGTCGGCCTGCACCTGGTCCCGGCGAGCCCGGGCCGGGAAGATGTCGCGGCCGTGCACCGCGCCGGCGTCGACGGCTTCGTCGTCTACTCGGTACCCGACGACGACCCGCATCTGGGCGCCGTGCTGGAGCGCCCGGTGCCGACGGTGATCGTCGACCAGCCGCGCGTGGACGGCGTCGACCGGGTCGGCCCGGACGACGCGGCCGCGGTCACCGCCATGGCCGAGCACCTCATCTCGCTGGGACACCGGCAGATCGGCGTGCTGTGCATGCGGCTGGCCCGCGAGCGCAACGACGATTTCGTCTCCATCCAGCGGCAGAGCGCCGCCCACTTCCACGTCCAGCGGATCCGGCTGGAGGCGCTGGCCGCCGCGTTCTCGGCGGCCGGGGTCGACTGGGCGACCGTGCCGGTGGTCGAGCGCTTCGACCACACCGTGGACGACGGCGCGTCGGCCGCGCGCCAGCTGCTCGACGCGTATCCGCAGGTCACAGCCGTGATCTGCACCTCGGACATCCTCGCCCTCGGCGCGCTGGCCGAGGCGGAGCGCCGCGGGCTGCGGGTGCCGCAGGATCTGACGGTCACCGGCTTCGACGGCATCACCGAGGCCGAGCGTTCCGGGCTCACCACGGTCCACCAGCCGGTGTTGGAAAAGGGCAAGGCGGCGGGCAAGCTGCTGCTCAGCTCCGCCGACCGGGTCGGGCCCAAGGTGATCACGCTGCAGACGGAACTCCGGGTCGGGCGCACGTCCGCGCCGCCGCGAACGGCCGAAGAACGCTGGTTCGGGCCGTGATCTGCGTCCGCACGCGTTGCCGTCGCCCCGCGCGTCGGTTCCAATGAACACGTGACCTCAATCGACGTACTGCTCAAGCGAAACCAGGAGCTGGGTGATGTCACTCCTGGTGACCGCTCGTCTCCGAGGCCATCGCTCCACGTGACGATCCTGACCTGCATGGACGCCCGTATCCGGGTGTTCGAGATCTTCGGCCTGATCCAGGGTGAAGCGCACATCCTGCGCAACGCGGGCGGCGTCGTCACCGACGACATGATCCGCTCGCTCGCGCTCAGCCAGCGGAAGCTCGGCACGCGCGAGGTGCTGATCGTGCAGCACACCGACTGCGGCCTGTCCATGGTCACCGAAGACGACTTCAAGGACGAACTCGAAGCCGCCAGCGGGCTGCGCCCGACGTGGTCGGTCGAGGCGTTCCGGGTGGTGGAGGACAGCGTGCGCCGGTCGGTGCAGCGGGTCCGGCGCAGCGACTTCCTGGCGCATACCGACAACGTGCGCGGGTTCGTCTACGACGTGAAGCTGGGCCGCCTGACCGAGGTCGAGTAAGGGTTTTAAGCTGGCCCAGTGGGCGTCGACGCGGATGTGCTGACCGACTGGTTCGACGAAGTGGGGCGCGACCTGCCCTGGCGTGAGCCGGAATGCTCCGCCTGGGGCGTGCTCGTCAGCGAGATCATGCTGCAGCAGACCCCGGTCGCGCGCGTCCAGCCGATCTGGCTCGAATGGATGGCGCGCTGGCCGGTGCCGTCGGCGCTGGCGGCGTCGTCACAGGGCGAGGTCGTGCGTGCCTGGGGCAAACTCGGCTACCCGCGGCGCGCGCTGCGGCTGCACGCCGCGGCGGCCGTCATCGCCGCCGAACACGGCGACGTCGTTCCGTCCGATGTGGACACTCTGCTCGCGTTGCCGGGGATCGGCGCGTACACCGCCCGCGCGGTCGCGGCCTTCGCCTACGGCAAACGCGCGCCGGTGGTGGACACGAACGTCCGGCGCGTGGTCGCCAGGGCGGTGCACGGCGCGGGTGACGCCGGGCCGCCGTCGAACACCCGCGACATGGCCGACGTCGAGGCGCTGCTCCCGCCGGAGGACGCGCCCGCCGCGAAACTCTCGGCGGCACTGATGGAACTCGGCGCGCTCGTCTGCACGGCGCGCTCGCCGCGCTGCGCGGACTGCCCGATCTACGAAGACTGCGCGTGGCAGCGCGCGGGCAAACCCGCTTACGCCGGGCCCGCGAAGCAGATCCAGAAGTTCGCCGGCACCGACCGTCAGGTGCGCGGACTACTGCTCGACGTCCTGCGCGGCAGCGAAGGACCGGTCGAGAAGGCGCGGCTCGATCTCGTGTGGGACGAATCCGGGCAGCGCGACCGTTGCCTCGACTCCCTGCTCGTCGACGGCCTCCTCGAACAGACCCAGGACGGTCTGTTCGCACTCCCTGGCGAACACTAACGCATTACGACAAAAGTTGGTCAATGGTTGTCATCGGCGCGATGGCGGGTTAGTTTTCCGGCCAACGCGCATGATGGGAGTTACGCCCGTGGCCGACTTCGACCGACGTACCGCGCTCAAGGGCGGCCTGACGGTAAGCGCCGTCGGGCTACTGGGGACAGCGACGATTTCCGCCGCCGATGCGGCGTCTGGGGTGGCAGAACCCAAGATTCACGACACGACGGCCTGGAACGCCCGCCCGCCGGCCGGGGCGATCGAGGTGCAGAACCACAAACCGACGTACATCGTCGTGCACCACACGGTCGATCCGGGGAACGTCACCGACTACACGCTCGAACACGCCTTCTGGGCGTCGCGTTCGATCCAGAATTTCCATATGGACACCCGTGGCTGGATCGACACCGGCCAGCAGTTCACGAACAGCCGCGGCGGGCACATCACCGAAGGGCGGCACCGCAGCCTGGAGATCCTGCGTGGCGGGACCCGGCACGTGCTGGGCGCGAACGTGGGCAACAACAACAGCACCTGCATCGGCATCGAGAACGAGGGCCTCTACAGCAAAGAGGACGTCACGCCCGCGCTCTGGGACTCGCTGGTGAAGCTGGTCGCGTACATCGCGTCGCAGTACGGGATCTCGCCGGAGTTCATCAAGGGACACCGGGACTTCAACTCGACCGAATGCCCGGGAACCGTGCTGTACAACCGGCTTCCCGAGCTGCGCACGGAGGTCGGCAAGCTGCTGGGCACCGCGTCGCCCAAGGTGGACCTGCCGGAGTGGCCGCTGCTCAAACCCGGCGACTCCGGACCTCGCGTGCGGACGGCGCAGGAACTCCTGCGGGCACGCGGTTTCGCCGTCCCGGTCGACGGCCTGTTCGGACAGTCCACAAAGGACGCGGTCGCCGCGGTGGCGGCCCGCAACGGGCTGGAGCGCGATACCTGCGGTGCGACGGCGGCGACCGACGAGACCGGGTTCCTCGGCTCCGACGTCTGGCCGCTCATCGTCGGCTCCGGCACCGATCCGCGGGCGCTGAAGGCACGACTCGCCGGCTGACCAGGAGCGGCGCGAGGATCAGCACGGCCGCGCACCACGGGAGCGACGACGTTCCCAGTGGCAGCAGCAGCCCGCCGACGAGGGCTCCCCCGGCGACGGCGCCGTTCCAGGCCGCGATCGTGAGCGACTGGGCGGCGTCGGCCGTGGGGCCCGCGAGCAAGGCGGTGACGGCCTGGAACGCGGTCGGCGCGCCGCCGAATCCGAGGCCCCACAAGGCCGCAGCGGCAAGCACGAGCCCGTGGACGCCGTCGCTGACCCCCAGCAGAACGATGGCGGCGGCCGTCACGGCGGAGCACGACACGAGCACCGCGCGCGGACGGCTGTCGAGCGCGGAGCCGGCCGCGACCAGCCCGCCCACCGTGGCGCAGCCGAACACCAGCAGCACCGCGCCCAGCATCGGTGCCGCGTCGAGCCCGGCGAGCACCGGACCGATGTAGGTGTAGGCCACGTTGTGCCCCAACGAGAACAGCGCCACCGTCGCCAGTACGGGACGCATCCCTGGCAGCCTCGACGCGGCCAGCGGCCGGGTGGGCCGCGACGCTTCCGGGGGCACGGCGGGGACCACGGCGGAAACCCAGGCCAGCAACGGCACGGAGATCAGCGCCATCGCGGCGAAAGCCCAGCGCCAGTCGGCGAATTCACCGAGCGCGGTACCGGCGGGCACGCCCAGCGCGAAGCCGATCGGCGTGCCCGACATCGCGACGGCCAGTGCGCGCCCGGTGAGTCCCGGCGGGGCGAGCCGCATCGCGTAACCCGCGACGAGCGACCACATCACCCCGGTCAGCGCACCGGAAACCACCCGTGTCGCGAGGATCAGCGGGTACGACGAGGACACCGCGATCACCAGATTCGTCGCCAGGAAGCCGAAGATCAGCGCCAGGAGCAAGCGTTTGCGCGGCACCCGGAGGGTCGCGCCCGTGAGCGGGATGGCGGTGACCGCGGTCGTGATCGCGTAGACCGTCACCAGCTGCCCGGTGGCCGACGGCGAGACGCCCAGGTCCTCGGACATGCCCAGCAGCAGTCCGGCCGGGAGCACTTCGGTGAGGCAGCCGAGGAACACCGTGGTCGTCAGCGCGAGCAGCGCCGGGAGGGGCAGCATGCCTCGACGATCTCTTCCGCTGGGTGACGCGGATAGTCCCTGGCGGGTATGCCGCGCGGTTATCGGCCGGGATAACCCGGCGGCATGACCGGCTGGCAGTGCCGCGCGCCGCGCGGACGTACGCACGATGACCGGGCACCCTCCCCGTTAGAGAGAAGGCTCGTTCATGACCGTGCGGATTCGGTGGCAGGAGCCACTGTGCACCGCGTTGCTCGCCACCACGATGCTCGGCGCCTGCCCGGCTTCGGCGGTGGCCAAGCCGGCCCCCGGCAGCGACGGGTACGTGCACGTTTCACCCGACGGCACCGTCCTCGGACCCGATCCTTACTACCCGAAGGACGGCAACGGCGGTTACGACGTCGACCGATACTCCCTCGCGTTGGACTACGCGCCGTACTCGATGTTCTTGAGCGGCAAGGCGACCATCACCGCGACCGCGACCCAGGAGCTGGACCGGTTCGACCTCGACCTGCGGGGTCTCACCGTCCGTTCGGTCACCGTCGACGGTGTGGCCGCGACGTTCCGCCGGGAGGGTGAACACGAGCTGGTGATCACGCCACGGACCCCGTTGGCCAACGGTGCGCGGTTCACCGTGGTGGTCGGTTACGACGGGCGTCCGGAACCGATCGCCACGGCGCGGGGACGGGTCGGCTGGCTGGCCACGTACGGCGATTCCGCCGTCGCCACCGGGCAGCCGCGTTCGGCGATGACCTGGTTCCCGGTCAACGGCACCGAAGTCGACAAGGCGACCCTGCGCGTCTCCGTCACCGTGCTGGACGAATTCTCCGTGCTGGGCAACGGTTTTCAGGTCTCCGACGTGCCCGCCGGCGTCGGGCGGCACACCGTCACCTGGTCTGAGGAAACCGCGCTCGCGCCGAGCACGGCGATGCTCGGCATCGGCCGCTGGGAGGTCGAGAGGATCACCCTTCCCGGTGGGCGGACCGCGATCAACGCCTACCACCCGTGCGCCGTGGACAAGCGGAAGATCGGCGGGCGGCTGCCGGAGGTCCTGGAATTCCTCACCGGGAAGTTCGGCGACTATCCGCAGTCGGCGGCGGGCGGGCTGTTCCTCGACCGCTCCCTCGGCTACACGCACGGCGCCCAGACCAGGCCGGTGTACGGCCGCGCCGCCACGATCGCCGATCTGGTGTACGCGAGCGCGTACCAATGGTGGGGAGCCGGGGTGAGCGGCAAGATGTGGCGCGACGCGCTGATGCCCGAGTCCATCGCGCGGTACGCGGTGTGGCTGTGGGACGAGAAGAACGGCGTCGATCCGGATCGTCGCTACCGCGAGATGGTGGCGAAGGTGCGCGACGACGCGGCTTTCTGGGCGCCGAAGCTCACCGATCCGGGCAAGGGCACCGAATTCGCGCCGACGGCCAAAGCGGTGCTGATGGTGCACGCGCTGCGCCGTCTCGTCGGCGACGACGCGTTCTTCCAGATCCTGGCGGGCTTCCCGGTGATCAATCCGCAGGGAAACCAGAACTGGCACGACTTCGAGCTCTACGTCTCCGCGATGACGCAACGTGATCTCGGCGAGTTCAACCACGCCTGGCTGGACGGCACGGTGCGGCCGCCGGACTCGCTGCTCTTTCCGGGGAGCTGAACGACGTCGTGAGTGGTGAGGACGGTGGGGTTGCCGTGCCTGGGCCCGGTACCGCCCTGGCGATCATGTCGCGAAAGCCACTTTCGAGACGTCTGATGTCCCGAAAGTGGCTTTCGCGACACATCGCCGGTGGTTCTCTTGAGGGGTGGTGCTCGCGGGCGGGGTCGGCGGTGGGGCGAAGGCTCCCTTCGCCGCGTCTAATCCGGTGAAGGGAGCCTTCACCCCGTCACCCACCCGCGCCGACCACCCCGCTGCCAGCGCCCGTGTCGCGAAACCCACTTTCGCGACGCGTTCGACAGGTGGAAGAGCGCGGTGACCCCTTGGTGTCCCTTGTGGACGGTAGGCCGCGCACAACACGCCACCTTTGCCTCACCACTCACGAGGCCCGGCCAGGTATTCCGCGTAGACGGGCGCCGTCCGCGCCTCCGCCCAGTAAGCGTCGACCACCGCGGAGAGCAGCTCTTCCCGCCGCCCCGCCACAAAGGTCTCCTTGTTCCAGGCGAGAACATGCCTGCGCGGCAACACATCCCCGCGCAGCGGCCGCGTCACGACGCCGTGGTCGCCCGGATCGCAGATCGGCTGGGACAGCCCGATCGCGCCCGCTTTGACCACCAACAGTGCCACCTGCTGCGAAGTCACCTGATGGGTGAACGACGGCGTGAAACCGTGCCGCGCGCAGGTGTCGGCGAAGTACTTGGTGAACGTGGCCGCCGATGAATCGGACACCATCACCCACGATTCGTCCCGCAGGTCGCACAGGTCGACGACCTTCTCCCGCGCCAGCGGATGGAAAGCCGGCAGGAGGACGAAGGTCGGCTCGGTCACCACCACCGCGGTGTCCACGTTCGCGGGGATTTCGAGCTCGTAACCCGGATAGTCCTTGACCAGCGCCAATTCCGCGCGCCGCTGGGCCAGCAGCGGCAACAGCCGCTCGGGATGGTCGTCGTGCACGACCTGTACCTCGGAGACCTCCGGCCACAACCGGGTCACCAGCGACGGAAGACAAGCCACCAGCGCACTGGCCACCGCGGCCACTCGGACCACGGCCGGCGGACCGCTGGGGCAGACGCGCTGCTCGATGTCTTCGAGCAGTTTGTCCAGCTGTGGCAGCAAAGCGGCCGTGCGGCGCAACAGCAGCTCCCCCATCGGAGTCGGTGTCACGCCGCCTTCGCACCGGTCGAACAGCTGGTAGCCCAGCATGTTCTCCAGCCGTTTGAGTTGCGCGGAAACCGCGGGCTGGGTGACGCCCAGCGCGATCGCGGCACGGGAAAGGCTGCCCGTGTCCGCGATCGCCCGGATCACCCGCAGGTGGTGGACATCCAGCTGTACGACGTCGAACTCCTTTGTCACGAACGGGTTTTCGACCCGCCGGAAGAAGTCGTGGCCGCGGGAACCGCCGCGACCGTGGTCCGTCTGCCGAGAAGAACATACAGCAGAAAAGCCGCGAAAACGGAGTTCACCGTGGGGATTCCCCACGGCAGCCAGACCCCCACCGCCGCCCCGGCCGCCCAGCAGATCAGCGCGGCGGGAACCCAGGACGGGCAGGTGGGCGGCAGTTCCCCCGACGCACGGGTGGCGTCCAGCTCCGGTTTCCAGCGCCGGACCACGTAGTACTCGGCGATCACCACCCCCGCCACCGGCGGCGTGAGCACGCCGACCCACGTCAGGAAGGTGGTGAAGTGGTCGAGGATGCCGATCGCGGAGAGCACCGTGCCGAGGCCGCCGAGCAGCAGGGTCGCGGTGGTGCGGTCCAGCCGCCGGGACAGCAGCACCTGCACGGCGTTCACCAGTCCGAGCGAGGACGAATAGAGGTTCCAGTCGTTGATCTTCAGGATCGCGGTGACCAGGATCAGCGTGCCGAGCACCCCGGACGACGAGGTGATGATCCCGACCACGTCGGCGCTTTTCGCCGCGTGCGCGAGCAGCACCCCGATCAGGCCGATCAGGTACTGGCCGAGGGTGACGCTGACCAGGGTCTGTTTCACCACGTCGGACGCGGTCCGGTTGAACCGGGTCATGTCCGGCGTCATGATCGCGCCCATGATGAAGGCACCCGCCACCAGCGTGGTGCCCTGCGCCAGCGACATCGACGGCCCCGGCGGCGGCTCGGCCATCAGCGCGGGCAGCGAATGGTCGCCGAGCGCCGAGATGATCGAAAACCCCGCCAGCGCCAGGAAAGCGGGCACCGTCAGGTACGCCGTCCACGCCATCGCGTGGAAGCCGAACACGACGATCGCGGTGACCAGCGCGCCGCCCGCGAGCGCCCACACCCACACCGGCGGGCCGCCCATCAACGCGTGCAGACCGTGGGCGAAGACGTCGTTCTGCACCCCGAACCAGCCGGCCAGGCTCACCGTCATCAGGAGCCCGACCAGCGACGATCCGCCGGTGCCGAACCCGGCCCAGCGCGCGAGCACCGACGTCGAAAGCCCTTCCCGGGTGCCGGCGACCCCCATCAGGATGGTGATGATCTCCAGCAGCACGGAACCGATCGTGATGGCGAGGACCGCGTCCCAGAACGTCATCCCGAAACCCAGCACCGCGCCGAGCAGGAACTGATGGAACGAGGAAACCTGCCCGAACCGTTGCAGCGCGACGGAAACCCAGGAGTATCGGCGATCGGCGGGTACCCGGCGCAGGGAGAAGTCGTCGTGTTCCACGCTCACTCCACGCGTTCTGGGACGGCTTGTTCGAGGACGACGAAACCTTGGCCAGGCAACGGCCGCCACGAGAGTTCGCCGCGGTAGAGCCGTTCGAGGAAGCCGACCCGCTGGTGATAGGCGAACACGGAGCTTTCGACACCGGCCACGGCGACGGTGCCGACGAACATCGGCAACTCGGCGAGGAAGTACCGGACCGCGCTGCGCAACTGGTCACGAGTGGGGTGTTCGCCTTCGGGCAGGCGCCGGTCCAGCACCCAGCCCGTGGCGCCGAGGCACTGCTCGGCGAACTCCGGATCGGTGGCGAACCGTTGGTGCGCCTCGGAAAGCAGGCCGAGGTACGCGCTGTCGGCCTCCAGCGCCGCGGCGTCCAGTATCAAGGTGTGCGGATCCGAAGGGCAGACCTGCTGTAGCGCGCGGACGATCTTGTTACGCGTGTAATTGCCCTGTCGTTGCGCCTTTTGCGCGGCGCGGACCGGGTCGTAACCGAGCGCTTCGAGGGTGAACGCGGACGGGCCGTCCGGGACGAAGAAATGGAATCCCCGAAAGGCCGACATGGCCCAGCGGGCGAGATCGGCGATACGTTCCACCGTGAAATGGCTGTTGAACGGGCTGACGCCGAGACAAACGTGCTCGGCCCTCGCCAGCGGATCGGCGCAATGCTCCGTGAGTGGCAGTGGTCGCGGCAAGACGGCTCCTGATTCGCGTGATCTGCGGGGCGTCGACCGAACGTAGCCACGGCACTCCTGCGCGGGTATTGCCGGCGAATGTTGTCACCGGGTTATGAGAAATCGGCTGTCTCTACTTTCGGGGGTGCCGGGCGCGAACCGGTCGCGGTATACGAAGTCATGGAGATTCAGGTTCGGCATCTTCGCGTGATCTGTGAGATCGCCGCCGCCGGCAGTCTCAATCGTGCCGCGGCCGGGCTGGGGCTCGGGCAACCCGCGCTCAGCCACCAGTTGCGCCGGATCGAGCGGATGGTCGGCGGCCCGCTGTTCCACCGCGACCAGCACGGGGTGCGGCCCACCGAACTCGGCGCCCTGATCCTGCGGCGGGCTCGGGCGATCGTGCTCACCTTCGACGAACTGGAGCACGACTTCCACCGTCAGGAACCCGAGACGGGCGAATCGATCCGGATCGGCTGGAACGACAGCGCCATCACGGGTTCACTGCTCGGCGGCCTGCGCGACCTGCGTCCCGGCGAGCCGTTCCGCACGCGCGCCGACACTTCGCGCACGCGGCTGCTCGCGCAGGTCGCGAACCGGGGCATCGACCTGGCGCTGATCATGATCTGCGGCCGTCGCGGTCTCCCCGTGCCGCCGGAAGTGCGGACGCTGACGCTGGTCGAGGAGCCGTCTTTCGTCGCCATCCCCGCGGAACATCCGCTCGCCGGCGAAGAGGAGATCGAGCTCGCCGAACTCGCTGGGGAGGACTGGATCGTGTCGAGCGGCGGCGACGGCTGCCGGGTGGTGTTCCGCGAAATGTGTCTCGCGCACGGTTTCGATCCGCGGATCACCCACGACGTCGACATCGACACCGCACGGGAAGACCTGGTCAGCGGCGGGTACGGCGTCGGGCTGGTCCAGCCGACCCGGCCACCGGCGGACGGGCTGGCCATCCGGCCGCTGGCGGGCGCGCCGATGTGCGTGCGGCATGTGCTGGCGTGGCGGGAAGACGGTCCATGCGCGCACGGGGTCCCGGAACTCGCCACCGAGGCGAGGGCGGGCTATTGGCGGCTCGCCGAACGGACGGCGTCGTACCGCTCCTGGTTGCACCGCCACGGAAGGGTGGCCGCCGGATAACCCCTCGGCATGCCGAGGCGGCACTAGAGCGTGTCCCGCGAGGCGTCCGACGATGTGAATCGTCAATCACGGTCGCCGAAAGAAGGGGCACCATGCTGCCGTTGATCACCCGTACGGAACTGCTTTCCCGGATGGAGTCCGGTTCGGTGGTCGTGGTCGACACGATGCCGGTCGCCTATTTCGACAAGGAACATCTGCCGGAAGCGCGCAACATTCCGGGTTTCCCGTACGAACGGGCCGCCGAATTCACCGACCGGCTGGCACCCGTGGTGCTTCCGGACAAGGCCGCCGCGATCGTCGTCTATTGCGCGAACACGCCGTGCCGCAACAGTGAATTCGTCGGACGGCGGCTGCTGGAGCTCGGATACACGAACGTCCGCAAGTACCGCGAAGGCATCGAAGACTGGGTCGCGAACGATCTTCCGACCTGGTCTTCGTCCTGAAAGGAGATCGTCTTGTCCAAGGTCAAACGATTCGTCTGCGTGCTGGCCGGTGCGCTGGCACTCGTCACCGGATTCGGCGGCGGCGTGGCTTCGGCCGCACCGAAGGCCGAGAACGTGATGACGGTGACTTCGGCCAACTACGCCGAGGTCATGGACATCTCGAAGCAGAAGCTGGTCATCATGGACTTCGGCGCGACCTGGTGCCCGCCGTGCCGCCAGATGAAACCGGTGATCGAGCGGCTCGCCGGTGAATACGGCGGGCGGTTCCTGCTGGGCGAGGTCGACGTCGACCGGAGCCGTGACCTGTCCACCCGGTACAACATCCGTTACCTCCCGACGCTGGTCGGCGTCCGCAACGCCGCCGAACTGCCGTCGTCGCGGAACATCGGTTACCCGGGCGAAGCGCGGTTGCGCGCCTGGATCGACGCTCAGCTCGCGAAGGGCTGACCGATGACGTCGGAGAGAAACGCTTCGACGGCACCGAGGTAGGTCTCCGGCGCTTCGTCGTGCACCACGTGCCCGGCGCCTTGGACGACGATGTGCCGTCCGAGGCCGCCGGGCACGCGGGCGGCCAGTTCGGCCTGCTGGCCGTGCGGCATCGCGGTGCGTTCGCCCTCGATCGCGAGCAGCGGACACTTGACGCGTTCGACGAACTCCCAGAAATCACGCCGTCCCCACTCGGCCGCGATCTCGTACAGGTCCGTGAGCGACGCGATCAGGTGATAGCCGTCTTCGCGTTCCTCGACGCATTCGATGAAGTAGTCGCCGGTGTCGCCGAAGAACTCGCGTACGTGGGCCAGCGACCGGAACGGGACCGGCCACGACTCGAAATACCCGCGCCAGGTGTCCACGGTCCGGCCGCGCTGATCCGGCGCGAAGTCCTCGCAGACCACGGCGCGGACGAGTTCGGGATGCCTGGCCGCGGTGACCCACGCGTGCAGGCCGCCCATCGAATGTCCGATCAGGACCGCGGGTTCGTCGAAGGTCCGCAGCACCTCCGCGACGTCGTCGGTGAACCGTTCGGTGCGCCAGGGCCCGCCGCGCGGCCCGCGTCCGTGTCCTCGCGCGTCGAGGCCGTGGACACGCCCGTACGGTTCGAGCCTTCGCGCGACCCGCCACCACGTCGTCGCCCTGCCCATCAGCCCGTGCAGCAGGACGATGGGCGGCCCGTCACCGCCGAAAGTGACCAACCCGTCGCGCTGAATCACCACTAAGCTCCCCTCCATGCGCAGCCGTGTCCCCGCCGCCGGTCTGGTCCTGGGGGTCGTCTGCGCCCTGATTATCGGCTGCACCGCCGATCCTCCTCCGGCCACGCCCCCTCCGCCGCCGCCGATGAACCCGGCGCCGGGTGCTTCGGGCGCGGGCGACCCGTACTACCCGATGGACGGAAACGGCGGCTACGACGCGACCGAATACCAGGTCGGGATCACTTACGACCCCGCGAAAGGACGTCTCGACGGCGACACCACGGTGATCGCGAAAGCGACCCAAGACCTCAATCGGTACAACTTGGACTTACGCGGCTTGACGGTCCAATCCGTTGAAGTGGACGGGAAACCGGCGAAGTTCGCGCGCGAGGGCGAATTCGAACTGGTGGTGACGCCCGCCGAGCCGATCCGGAACGGGACATCCTTCCGCACCAAGGTCCTCTACGGCGGCGACCCGTCGGCGACGCCCAAGGCGGGCGGCAGCGAGAACGGCTGGCAGAAGTCGAAGGACGGCGGCGCGTTCATCGTCGGCGAGCCGCATTCGGCGTCGTTCTGGTATCCCGTCAACGAGACCCCGCGCGACAAGGCGATGTTCACCCTCAACGCCCGCGTGCCGGACGGCTGGACCGTCATCTCGAACGGACGCGAGATCCAGAAGACCGCGGCGAACGGCTGGACGACGACGTCCTGGCAGGAACGCACCCCCGTGGCGGCGTACCTGACCACGGTGGCGATCGACAAGTTCACCGTCGACCGGATGGCGCTCCCGGACGGGACGCCGGTGGTCAACGCGTACGCGCCGGGCGCCGAGGACCGGCGCGACACGGGCAGGCGGCTGCCGGAGATCATCGGCTTCCTGAGCTCGAAGTTCGGGCCGTACCCGGTCGACGCCGCGGGCGGCATCTATCTCGACGAGGACATCCACTTCTCGCTGGAGACCCAGACCAGGCCGACCTACGCGAAATGGGCCGACCTGATCACCGTGGTGCACGAAACCGCGCACCAGTGGTTCGGCGATTCGGT carries:
- a CDS encoding thioredoxin family protein — its product is MSKVKRFVCVLAGALALVTGFGGGVASAAPKAENVMTVTSANYAEVMDISKQKLVIMDFGATWCPPCRQMKPVIERLAGEYGGRFLLGEVDVDRSRDLSTRYNIRYLPTLVGVRNAAELPSSRNIGYPGEARLRAWIDAQLAKG
- a CDS encoding alpha/beta fold hydrolase, whose translation is MEGSLVVIQRDGLVTFGGDGPPIVLLHGLMGRATTWWRVARRLEPYGRVHGLDARGHGRGPRGGPWRTERFTDDVAEVLRTFDEPAVLIGHSMGGLHAWVTAARHPELVRAVVCEDFAPDQRGRTVDTWRGYFESWPVPFRSLAHVREFFGDTGDYFIECVEEREDGYHLIASLTDLYEIAAEWGRRDFWEFVERVKCPLLAIEGERTAMPHGQQAELAARVPGGLGRHIVVQGAGHVVHDEAPETYLGAVEAFLSDVIGQPFAS
- a CDS encoding LysR family transcriptional regulator, with amino-acid sequence MEIQVRHLRVICEIAAAGSLNRAAAGLGLGQPALSHQLRRIERMVGGPLFHRDQHGVRPTELGALILRRARAIVLTFDELEHDFHRQEPETGESIRIGWNDSAITGSLLGGLRDLRPGEPFRTRADTSRTRLLAQVANRGIDLALIMICGRRGLPVPPEVRTLTLVEEPSFVAIPAEHPLAGEEEIELAELAGEDWIVSSGGDGCRVVFREMCLAHGFDPRITHDVDIDTAREDLVSGGYGVGLVQPTRPPADGLAIRPLAGAPMCVRHVLAWREDGPCAHGVPELATEARAGYWRLAERTASYRSWLHRHGRVAAG
- a CDS encoding purine-cytosine permease family protein — translated: MEHDDFSLRRVPADRRYSWVSVALQRFGQVSSFHQFLLGAVLGFGMTFWDAVLAITIGSVLLEIITILMGVAGTREGLSTSVLARWAGFGTGGSSLVGLLMTVSLAGWFGVQNDVFAHGLHALMGGPPVWVWALAGGALVTAIVVFGFHAMAWTAYLTVPAFLALAGFSIISALGDHSLPALMAEPPPGPSMSLAQGTTLVAGAFIMGAIMTPDMTRFNRTASDVVKQTLVSVTLGQYLIGLIGVLLAHAAKSADVVGIITSSSGVLGTLILVTAILKINDWNLYSSSLGLVNAVQVLLSRRLDRTTATLLLGGLGTVLSAIGILDHFTTFLTWVGVLTPPVAGVVIAEYYVVRRWKPELDATRASGELPPTCPSWVPAALICWAAGAAVGVWLPWGIPTVNSVFAAFLLYVLLGRRTTVAAVPAATTSSGGSKTRS
- a CDS encoding rhodanese-like domain-containing protein, which produces MLPLITRTELLSRMESGSVVVVDTMPVAYFDKEHLPEARNIPGFPYERAAEFTDRLAPVVLPDKAAAIVVYCANTPCRNSEFVGRRLLELGYTNVRKYREGIEDWVANDLPTWSSS
- a CDS encoding tRNA-dependent cyclodipeptide synthase, with amino-acid sequence MPRPLPLTEHCADPLARAEHVCLGVSPFNSHFTVERIADLARWAMSAFRGFHFFVPDGPSAFTLEALGYDPVRAAQKAQRQGNYTRNKIVRALQQVCPSDPHTLILDAAALEADSAYLGLLSEAHQRFATDPEFAEQCLGATGWVLDRRLPEGEHPTRDQLRSAVRYFLAELPMFVGTVAVAGVESSVFAYHQRVGFLERLYRGELSWRPLPGQGFVVLEQAVPERVE
- a CDS encoding M1 family metallopeptidase; the protein is MRSRVPAAGLVLGVVCALIIGCTADPPPATPPPPPPMNPAPGASGAGDPYYPMDGNGGYDATEYQVGITYDPAKGRLDGDTTVIAKATQDLNRYNLDLRGLTVQSVEVDGKPAKFAREGEFELVVTPAEPIRNGTSFRTKVLYGGDPSATPKAGGSENGWQKSKDGGAFIVGEPHSASFWYPVNETPRDKAMFTLNARVPDGWTVISNGREIQKTAANGWTTTSWQERTPVAAYLTTVAIDKFTVDRMALPDGTPVVNAYAPGAEDRRDTGRRLPEIIGFLSSKFGPYPVDAAGGIYLDEDIHFSLETQTRPTYAKWADLITVVHETAHQWFGDSVTLNSWSDICLNECLASYAQWLWQESRDNENLDDRYRAALEIMRGSTDFWKPKLVGMGAGQEFHGVYDKGILAVHALRRKIGEGAFARLLKEWPAAHRNANANWADFEAFTIKLSEQDLRPFFDAWFHGTTIPPDAELLPGTLRG